TTTTTCTGGAGAACACTCCCCTCATCGTGGACTAAAAAGTCCATCTGACGTTGGAAACGGTCTACCTTGGTAACAATAACTTTAATTTCCTGGCCGACCTCAAAACGCTTTCTTGTTTTACGCCCCACAATGGCCAAGCCATCGCTTTCCAAGCGATACAAATCGTCCTTTAAAGAAGAAATTTTAATGAAACCGAACGCTAAGGAATCTGACAATTCCACAAACATGCCATGGTTACGCACATCGGTGACAATCGCGCGAAAAGGTGTTTTCACAGCCTTTTGATTTTCGCGCTCAAAGAACTCAAGCAACTTTACCTTAACAGACTCACGTTCGGCTTCGGTACTATTTTGCTCAGTGATACTTAAATGTTGCGCCATGCTTTCGAGCTCCCCGAGGTTGTACTTACGTGTCTCAATAGTAAGAGCTGTGGCGATGCGCTTGTTCTTCAAATAAGCATCGAAAACGCGGTGGACGACCAAGTCTGAGTAACGACGAATCGGGGATGTAAAATGCGTATAGTGTTCCTTGTGAAGGCCATAGTGACCATCAGCGCTAGCACGGTAACAAGCTTGTTTTAAACTTCTAAGAAACTGTATCTTGATACTGTAGCCCTGAGGATGTTTTTTAGCCTCCTCTAACAACTTGGTGATGGACTTGCGTTTATTCAAGTTACCACAAGGAATGTTGTGTGCGAGCAAAGTTTCGCCTAATTCGGCTAACTTTTCGGGATCGGGCTCATCATGCACACGTGATATTAAAGGCATCTTGGCATCGTATATGGCTTTGGCGACACATTCGTTTGCCATGAGCATAAACTCCTCGATCAGTTGGTGACTTTCATCATTTTCAACACGTTCGACTCGATCCGCGTAGCCCTCTTCATCGACATAAATTTTCACCTCAGGCATATCGAGCTCCAAGCTCCCTGCCTTCATTCTGGCTCGGCGCAAGTGGGCAGCTACGTTCCATAAATCCTTAATATTGCGCTGGAGCGTTAACAACTCATCGTCATCAAGATCCCGCAAATTTCGGCCCGTTGAACCGGTTTGATAAGCCTTGGGCATGGGAAGGTTCCGGATAGCCTCCAAGCTGTCCTTAGTCATAAACGCGTAAGCCTGCTTGTAGGTCAACCGCTTATTACTGCGGATAACAGTGTTAGCAAAAGCGGTTTCCTTAATACGACCCTCTTTGTTAAACGTTATAAAGACACATTTGGTTAAACGATCCTCTGCTTCGACCAAGCTGCATATGCCGTTAGATAAGGCATGCGGCAACATTGGGATTACAGTACCCACGAGATAAGTGGAGTTACCACGGCGCATGGCCTCTTTGTCTAATGCACTGCCAGGTTTCACATATGAACTGACATCCGCAATATGGATGCCTACCCGCATATCACCCTTAGGAAGATGTTCGACAGAAAGCGCATCATCAAAATCCTTTGCATCATCGGGATCAATGGTCATGGTGAACAAATTACGACAATCAAGGCGATGAGCCAAATCCTCGGGGCGCACCTTTTGGGAAATTCTTTCTGTTTCCTCCAAAACGTGGGTCGGGAAAGTGGTATCCAAGTTGAACTTATGTAAAATGGCATCAAATTCTGCCTTAGGGGAGTGTGTTGCTCCTAGAACGCTTATAATTTCGCCAAACGGATTTAAGTGGCGATGCTCCCACTCGAGCAAACGAACGACCACCTTTTCATCTAATTTAGGCAGCGGTGATAGACCGGATGCTTTGGGGTTGGAAACCAGGACATCTTGGACGATCCGAGGGTCATCCGGAATGACAAAATAAATATCGCGATTTTTCTTTAACGTACCTGTAATGGGCCTATGGGTACGCTTTAAGATACGAACGACCTTGGCATAAACGTTCTCATCTGCCCCCCCACGCTGGCGTTTTTTTCGACTCTGATAATTTTTCTTAACCCTTGCCAGTACACGGTCCTCATGAAGGGCTACCCCTGAATCCCAAGGCTCCACTTCTAAAGTGGGAAATTCACCCGGTTCATCCGGAATCACGACAGCGGCACCGCTTTTACGAAATTTGATCACCCCACAGACGAGGTCAGCATCTTTAGGCAATACGTAACGATCCTTTTTGACTCGCACAATGTTACCATTATCTAAAAGCTCATTAATCACCGATTCTAATTCACGCTTCTGCTTTTTATCGAGTTCTAAAGTCTCGAGAAGCTGTTCCATGGTTAAGGGAACGTATTTCGATTTACTCATCAAACAAAGTAAATCTTCAAGTATTGTACTATGGGGCATATCTTTAACTATCTTTTCTCTTTTTATTATCCCAGCCATAGTAGCAAGCTCAAGTTATTCCCGCAAGCCCTATAATATTGGTCACGTAAGGTATCAATTGTTTCTTTCGGCTCACCACTCCGGGTAAATCGAATATATTGCTTTCCTCTAAACGGGCGTATGAAATCTGATCAATAAACTCCTGGTTGCCCTGCACTACTAAAATGGAGTTCTGCGAATTAATATCCGTCACCAACAAGAGGGATATATCCAAGCTTTCCTCGGCTCTAAACTGTTCTAAAGCGCGAGATAAAACAGTTGAATAGTTCCAGAAGTTATCGAACCCGAGTTCCTCTATCTGGGAGACGGAATAACGCACGTTGCCCTCTTGGAATATTTTACAATCGGATTGAATGACACTATCCGGGTTATTACTCAAGATAATGGAACCGGAACTAAATATTAATTTTGCCAAATCGGTTGTGCTTGTGGCTGCTATTTTAGACAACCACCCCAGCATCTCTGAGTCTAAAGGAGTTGTCGTTGGGCTATTGAGATTTAAGGTATCTGAGATAACCCCACCCATCAGGATTCCCGCGATGGCAGGTGTTGGCATCAAGCCATCCTTTTTAAACATGCTGGCAACGATCGTACAGGTAGAACCAACGGGCTCGTTTCTAAACAAGATAGGTTGGTTTGTATGCACGTTACCTAGGCGGTGGTGATCCACGATTTCCAAAATAGTCACTTCACTCGCACCGGGAACGGCTTGGCTTAGCTCATTATGATCGACTAAAACGATCTTCTTTTTGGTCTGCTTTAAGATATCTGATTTTGAAAAAATGCCGATTAATTTTTTACGATCATCCGTTACAAAGTAAAGCGGGCTATACACCTGGGAGATCTTTTTACGGACTTTTGAGAGCACTTCATCCGCGCCAAAAATAACGACCTTTGACTGTATCAAAGAATGTAATTGTGTAGCTGAACGGATAATCCAAGACGTGGTCGCTGAATCATATTGGCTGATGATCATACTTACGCCATTTGCTTTTGCCATTTCGACAACCTCAGGCTCTACACCCAAGCCGCCTGTAATGACCAACAGACGCACACCCATCGAGATTGATTTTTCCTGAATGTTGGCACGATCCCCTACGACAATAATACTTTCCTCCGGGCCAATATTTTCTTCCTTAGTGAATCTGCCAAAAGAGTTAATCTCCATCGCGCCCACGCGAACATACAAATGCTCTACCCTATTTGGCTCGACTAAATTGATCACCTGAGCATCCAGAGAGCGCACGATAGAATCTATGCTTGTATGCACATGGCGCATACGCCTAGGCTCCTTTGGCTTAGGTATAAAAAACTCGCCCAATTGAAAAATAGAAACGAGACCCTTTAGCCCGCCATCGGCATCGATTACCGGCAAGGCACGAGAATCGTATTTATCGATCACTTCCAGGGCTTCCGCGCAAGTAGCATTCACGTCCACCTTATGAATGTCCGTCACCATAATATCACGCACACGAGGCGTAATATCGCCGATAAAGACAGGCAGTGGCACTTTAAATTTCTCTAAAATAGCATCTATACGAACATTGGTACTCCCACAACGCGCGGGCACATATCCTATTTCCCCTTTTGCCTCTTTATAAGCCGCATAGGCAATAGCAGAGCATATGGCATCCGCGTCTGGGTTTCTATGGCCGATGATGTAAATCGGGTCTCTTGGCGGCATTGTTCTTGGCATTTTTTGTTTTAATTTCCCTTATACTCTAACACTGTTGCGTTAGATGCGATTGCTTCGTGTATATTTCCGGTTAACTCACCTGAGCTTGACGTGTATTTCACTAATTGACCTCCTGAGGCGCTCAAATCGTTATACCACACAACATGGCCATCTAAATAAGCTACAAAACCACCCTCGCTTCCGTAGATACCCTCTGTTTCGGACCATCTACCATTGGACTGCAAACCACGAGTCCAGGCAACAGGAGTCGTTGCGGGATCGGCGTGGGCGGGTATGTCACTTGCAACAGCAACACTCACGGGAAAGCCGCTTATGTCCTTTGAATTCATTTTTTTAGGCACAGGCCCTTTATGTTGGCGTACAAGCGGGTCATCTTTAAATACCCAAATGTCTGTTTCTGTCAGCCCTACTTTTTGAGCAAAATCGGTTACGTTACTCGCTGAACTAAACTGGCCGCCGATGGACTGCATAGATGTTGCCAGCGCTATCTGCCTTAAATTATTCATGGCATTTGACTTACGCGCGCTCTGTACGACCTTTTGGCTCATAGGAACGAGTAAACCAGCCAATATGGCAATCACAGCGATGACGCCCAAAAGTTCAATTAATGTAAACCCCGCAGGCTGTTTTCCTCTGTTTTTAAATATAACCATATTCCTGAATAACAATTAACATTATACTAAACGCCTTCTACAGCTTTCCAAGAAAAAAATCCAGTGGCAGGTTTTTCCTAAAGGCAATTTCAAGAGGCGAGGCTTGTGAGATAACGGAAATCAGGCACCAATATGGGTCGTGTTTCTAGCTTTGGCTAAATCAACCTGGCGCTGTCTTTGAGAGAACCTTACGGCTTTTTCTGGAGTTAAGTTATTAAAACAACGCGGGCAAGATACACCCTTCCAGTATTCCGGTGATTCTTTATCCTCTTCAGTTATAGGGTATCTACAGCCATAACATTGATCATATTCGCCCTCAGCGAGACCATGGCCTACGGAAACTCGATTATCAAAAACAAAGCATTCGCCATCCCACATACTTTCCGCCTCTGGAACTGTCTCCAGATACTTCAATATACCGCCCTTGAGGTGGTAAACCTCCTTAAAACCCTTCTGCAACATATAGGAAGATGCCTTTTCGCATCGGATACCGCCGGTACAAAACATAGCCACCTTAGGATGCTTTTGAGGATCAAGATTACTCTCTACGTATTTTGGAAATTCTCTAAACGTCTGCGTCTGAGGATCTATTGCCCGTTGAAACGTTCCAATGGCATATTCATATTCATTACGCGTATCGACCACGATGACATCGGGATCAGAAATAATGTTATTCCAATCCTCTGGAGCCACGTAGGTACCTACGACTCTATTAGGATCCACTTCCGGTTGGCCTAAGGTTACAATTTCCTTCTTAAGCTTTATTTTGAGGCGATAGAATGGCATCTCCGCACAAAAAGATTCCTTATGATCCAGATCAGCAAAACGCTCATCGGCGCGCAAAAAGGCCAATACGTTATCCATTCCCTCTCGAGTTCCGGCAATAGTACCATTGATGCCCTCTTCAGCCAACAGAATCGTCCCACAGATCCCTTCCTTTGCCAGGAAGTCCTTCATTTTCGGCTGCAATTCTACATAATCCACTAACCGAACAAATTTATATAATGCGGCAACTACTATCCTATTTTCCATATATACTCTTGATCTCAAGGACTATAGTACAAATGACGCCATTTATCAATCCTTATTAGCCGAAAGAAGCGGAAAAGCCCATAGACACCTACCCTCCCGAGCGAGAGGCTCATAGGATGATAAAACCTGTTTCAGCAAAGACCTTAGGGATACTTCGCCGAGAAGTTTTGTGTCTGCTAGGTTTTTATTTAAAATGACTGCGTAGCCCTCGATGATCAATTCAAGTTATTCAGAAACTAACTCGTAACGTGTTTAGAATCTGAATTTTTCAAC
This region of Verrucomicrobia bacterium CG1_02_43_26 genomic DNA includes:
- a CDS encoding ribonuclease R — encoded protein: MAGIIKREKIVKDMPHSTILEDLLCLMSKSKYVPLTMEQLLETLELDKKQKRELESVINELLDNGNIVRVKKDRYVLPKDADLVCGVIKFRKSGAAVVIPDEPGEFPTLEVEPWDSGVALHEDRVLARVKKNYQSRKKRQRGGADENVYAKVVRILKRTHRPITGTLKKNRDIYFVIPDDPRIVQDVLVSNPKASGLSPLPKLDEKVVVRLLEWEHRHLNPFGEIISVLGATHSPKAEFDAILHKFNLDTTFPTHVLEETERISQKVRPEDLAHRLDCRNLFTMTIDPDDAKDFDDALSVEHLPKGDMRVGIHIADVSSYVKPGSALDKEAMRRGNSTYLVGTVIPMLPHALSNGICSLVEAEDRLTKCVFITFNKEGRIKETAFANTVIRSNKRLTYKQAYAFMTKDSLEAIRNLPMPKAYQTGSTGRNLRDLDDDELLTLQRNIKDLWNVAAHLRRARMKAGSLELDMPEVKIYVDEEGYADRVERVENDESHQLIEEFMLMANECVAKAIYDAKMPLISRVHDEPDPEKLAELGETLLAHNIPCGNLNKRKSITKLLEEAKKHPQGYSIKIQFLRSLKQACYRASADGHYGLHKEHYTHFTSPIRRYSDLVVHRVFDAYLKNKRIATALTIETRKYNLGELESMAQHLSITEQNSTEAERESVKVKLLEFFERENQKAVKTPFRAIVTDVRNHGMFVELSDSLAFGFIKISSLKDDLYRLESDGLAIVGRKTRKRFEVGQEIKVIVTKVDRFQRQMDFLVHDEGSVLQKKQPSRSVPSPKKGGNKRNRGRRAPKA
- a CDS encoding pyrophosphatase, with the translated sequence MPRTMPPRDPIYIIGHRNPDADAICSAIAYAAYKEAKGEIGYVPARCGSTNVRIDAILEKFKVPLPVFIGDITPRVRDIMVTDIHKVDVNATCAEALEVIDKYDSRALPVIDADGGLKGLVSIFQLGEFFIPKPKEPRRMRHVHTSIDSIVRSLDAQVINLVEPNRVEHLYVRVGAMEINSFGRFTKEENIGPEESIIVVGDRANIQEKSISMGVRLLVITGGLGVEPEVVEMAKANGVSMIISQYDSATTSWIIRSATQLHSLIQSKVVIFGADEVLSKVRKKISQVYSPLYFVTDDRKKLIGIFSKSDILKQTKKKIVLVDHNELSQAVPGASEVTILEIVDHHRLGNVHTNQPILFRNEPVGSTCTIVASMFKKDGLMPTPAIAGILMGGVISDTLNLNSPTTTPLDSEMLGWLSKIAATSTTDLAKLIFSSGSIILSNNPDSVIQSDCKIFQEGNVRYSVSQIEELGFDNFWNYSTVLSRALEQFRAEESLDISLLLVTDINSQNSILVVQGNQEFIDQISYARLEESNIFDLPGVVSRKKQLIPYVTNIIGLAGIT